Proteins from a single region of Sphaerochaeta globosa str. Buddy:
- a CDS encoding FadR/GntR family transcriptional regulator gives MKIVKSQKVSAQVYDQLLERIKNHKWDEGTKLPSENELRLEMGVSRISIREAMQKLTALGIVETRQGEGSFVKKVTSDSYRDMMLPMFMINKNSLEEILEYRMVMEVGATEIAANRITASELAELEAIVVRMEQNDNDVKTFSHDDILFHMAISKATKNQMLINVSLFMQDLLAASMESIVTHLGMKDGKYFHRLILEEMKKGNRAGAVEAMREHVAKTVDRVSELSEL, from the coding sequence ATGAAAATTGTCAAGTCGCAAAAAGTATCCGCCCAGGTCTACGATCAATTGCTTGAACGCATTAAGAACCACAAATGGGATGAGGGAACCAAGCTTCCCTCCGAAAACGAGCTTCGCCTTGAAATGGGCGTGAGCCGTATCAGCATTCGAGAAGCCATGCAGAAGTTGACCGCCCTCGGAATAGTGGAAACACGCCAGGGAGAAGGGTCCTTCGTCAAGAAGGTCACCAGCGACAGCTATAGGGACATGATGCTTCCGATGTTCATGATCAACAAGAATTCGCTTGAGGAAATCCTCGAGTATCGTATGGTGATGGAGGTAGGGGCAACAGAAATTGCCGCAAATCGCATCACCGCTTCTGAGTTGGCTGAGTTGGAAGCCATCGTAGTGCGTATGGAACAGAATGATAACGATGTGAAGACCTTTTCACATGACGACATTCTTTTTCATATGGCCATCTCGAAGGCAACCAAGAATCAGATGTTGATAAATGTTTCCTTGTTTATGCAGGACTTGCTTGCAGCAAGCATGGAATCCATTGTTACCCATTTGGGCATGAAGGACGGAAAATACTTTCACCGTCTTATCCTGGAAGAAATGAAAAAAGGGAACAGGGCAGGGGCGGTAGAAGCGATGCGAGAGCATGTAGCTAAGACTGTTGACCGGGTTTCTGAGCTCTCAGAGCTCTAG
- a CDS encoding tripartite tricarboxylate transporter substrate-binding protein, with product MKRNKILVVLCILMVAASFLFAQATGETANVKVWPKTQPVVYVGFGAGGGTDTAVRPVIAKMEEYLGETINVVNQAGAASAVAANTVMYTKAHDGYSMFATGSAPISGFRVMGTSETYWADWASFHPYMGAAALVVRTDSKIQTYDEAIAYLKSKKVNFAISGFGVGPHVLFEAVRDIAGIAAPNYMTAGSCRQAGINVIAGDAEISMATFSSVIDFIKAGQLRALAITDTKDYTDFGLNIPSITKVQKNAENIPLLSETWPILIPRDAPKAVVDKLTEAFYWAVKQPTIVDYAKNQGLVIAGYAGEDADKFLAIQEAGYAWTLQGVGSTTVSPEKLGIPKLADFNWEVAKQKIKK from the coding sequence ATGAAGAGAAACAAGATTCTGGTCGTATTGTGCATCCTGATGGTTGCCGCCTCTTTCCTGTTTGCCCAGGCAACCGGTGAGACCGCCAACGTGAAAGTGTGGCCGAAAACCCAGCCGGTGGTGTATGTCGGATTCGGAGCCGGCGGTGGTACCGATACTGCTGTTCGCCCTGTCATCGCAAAGATGGAAGAGTACCTTGGTGAAACCATCAACGTGGTAAATCAGGCTGGAGCTGCTTCTGCTGTTGCTGCAAATACGGTTATGTACACCAAAGCGCACGACGGTTATAGCATGTTTGCAACCGGTAGCGCCCCGATTTCCGGTTTCCGCGTAATGGGCACCAGTGAAACTTACTGGGCCGACTGGGCTTCCTTCCACCCCTACATGGGAGCAGCTGCCCTGGTCGTTCGCACCGATTCCAAAATCCAGACCTATGACGAAGCAATTGCCTACTTGAAGAGCAAGAAAGTCAACTTCGCCATCAGCGGATTTGGTGTTGGTCCCCACGTTCTGTTCGAAGCTGTTCGTGATATCGCCGGTATCGCAGCACCCAACTACATGACCGCTGGTTCCTGCCGTCAGGCCGGTATCAACGTAATTGCTGGTGATGCAGAGATTTCCATGGCAACCTTCAGCTCGGTTATCGACTTTATCAAGGCTGGACAGCTCCGTGCTCTTGCTATTACTGATACCAAGGACTATACCGATTTCGGTCTGAATATTCCTTCTATCACCAAAGTGCAGAAGAATGCTGAGAACATCCCCTTGCTCAGTGAGACATGGCCGATTTTGATCCCCCGCGATGCTCCCAAGGCTGTTGTTGACAAGTTGACCGAAGCTTTCTACTGGGCCGTCAAGCAACCCACCATTGTTGACTATGCAAAGAATCAGGGGCTCGTAATCGCTGGCTACGCCGGTGAAGATGCAGACAAGTTCCTTGCCATCCAGGAAGCTGGTTATGCTTGGACTCTGCAGGGCGTTGGCTCGACTACCGTGAGCCCGGAGAAACTTGGCATTCCCAAGCTTGCTGATTTCAACTGGGAAGTTGCAAAGCAGAAGATCAAGAAATAA
- a CDS encoding tripartite tricarboxylate transporter TctB family protein, with amino-acid sequence MSQKIKTTTSDLIMSVILIVFGIYLIIEALGMKVFNTFLDAPGFFPLILGFIFIAFGLLMLNGALRGGSVQAAKATFTKDSLTTLFLNSQTKRVVILTFFMVVYIYGLIGKVHFSIATFLYLFVTFFYLKSTTLVKNIIISAISALVIGAVFQYVFKIPLP; translated from the coding sequence ATGAGCCAGAAAATTAAAACGACAACGTCCGATCTCATCATGAGTGTCATACTCATTGTATTCGGAATCTATCTCATTATCGAAGCACTTGGGATGAAAGTGTTCAATACCTTCCTTGATGCACCGGGATTTTTCCCGTTGATCCTGGGATTCATCTTTATTGCATTCGGTCTCCTTATGCTCAATGGTGCTTTACGGGGTGGTAGTGTACAGGCCGCCAAGGCAACCTTTACCAAGGATAGTCTGACAACGCTTTTTTTGAATAGCCAGACCAAGCGCGTAGTGATCCTCACGTTCTTCATGGTGGTGTATATTTATGGGCTTATTGGAAAGGTTCACTTTTCCATTGCCACCTTCCTCTATCTGTTTGTGACCTTTTTTTATCTCAAATCCACGACGTTGGTGAAGAATATCATCATATCAGCAATCTCTGCATTGGTTATCGGTGCAGTCTTCCAGTACGTCTTTAAAATTCCTCTTCCTTAA
- a CDS encoding tripartite tricarboxylate transporter permease, whose translation MFEALSLQFALFGSAAAQAFAFPQVFVTMIATIAGIVVGAIPGLTATMALALLINLTYSMQLPVAVAFLLGVYVGAVMGGCYSAIMINIPGTPSAAATALDGFILAKQGHGGQAIGVGVIASFIGSLFSIVILIFLTPFLYKIALKFGQWEYFLISVFGIMICGNLSTQSTPIKGWIVGFLGFFTAMIGLDAVYAFPRFTYGSYSLMGGISLIPALIGVFGISEILSVLQEDIPYSIETQLGRVLPTKNIVKDIVHTAVRSGLIGCGIGAVPGAGEDIAAWVSYDVGKRRSKKGHLFGKGCYEGLASAETANNACVGGAMIPLLTLAIPGSPPAAMFLAAIWLHGIKPGPMLALESPDFLYLTAITLTIATFSMLVFGLALVKPMVKILKINRKILMPIIVPLTVIGAYAGNVNSFDIGVMFVFGILGYILRKLNYPMAPLVLGIILGPTADISFRQALMQGQGSIIPLLGRPVGIVLMLAIIWILFSGVRNSRVAKDMTSPSAG comes from the coding sequence ATGTTTGAAGCACTATCTTTGCAATTTGCCCTGTTCGGATCTGCAGCTGCGCAAGCGTTTGCGTTCCCCCAGGTATTTGTAACAATGATCGCCACGATAGCCGGGATTGTTGTCGGAGCTATTCCAGGGCTTACGGCAACAATGGCACTCGCACTTCTGATCAACTTGACGTACTCCATGCAACTGCCGGTTGCCGTGGCCTTCCTCTTGGGAGTCTATGTCGGAGCCGTCATGGGTGGCTGTTACTCCGCCATCATGATCAACATTCCTGGAACACCCTCTGCAGCGGCGACTGCATTGGATGGATTCATCCTTGCCAAGCAAGGCCATGGCGGCCAAGCCATCGGCGTTGGTGTCATCGCTTCGTTTATTGGATCGTTGTTCTCCATCGTCATCCTTATTTTCCTCACTCCGTTTCTCTACAAGATTGCCTTGAAGTTCGGCCAGTGGGAATATTTCCTGATTTCTGTGTTTGGTATTATGATTTGTGGAAACCTTTCAACGCAAAGTACGCCGATCAAGGGGTGGATCGTCGGCTTCCTTGGCTTCTTTACTGCCATGATAGGCTTGGATGCAGTGTATGCATTCCCACGCTTTACCTATGGCAGCTACAGCCTGATGGGAGGTATCTCCCTCATTCCAGCCCTCATAGGTGTATTCGGTATCTCTGAGATTCTCTCTGTGTTGCAGGAAGATATTCCTTACTCGATAGAAACTCAGCTCGGCAGGGTGCTCCCGACCAAGAATATCGTCAAGGATATCGTGCATACTGCAGTACGTTCCGGCCTGATCGGCTGTGGCATCGGTGCCGTCCCTGGTGCTGGTGAAGATATTGCCGCTTGGGTCTCCTACGATGTCGGTAAGCGGCGAAGCAAGAAAGGCCATCTGTTCGGGAAGGGCTGTTATGAGGGATTGGCTTCGGCTGAAACGGCAAACAATGCTTGTGTCGGTGGTGCCATGATTCCTCTGCTTACGCTTGCCATTCCAGGCTCGCCACCGGCAGCCATGTTCCTCGCCGCCATTTGGTTGCACGGAATCAAGCCCGGTCCGATGCTGGCCTTGGAATCTCCTGATTTCCTCTACTTGACTGCAATAACCTTGACTATTGCCACTTTCTCGATGCTGGTATTCGGTCTTGCTTTGGTAAAGCCCATGGTTAAGATTTTGAAGATCAATCGTAAGATCCTCATGCCTATCATCGTGCCATTGACGGTCATTGGTGCCTATGCAGGCAATGTGAATAGCTTTGATATCGGTGTTATGTTTGTCTTTGGTATCCTGGGCTACATCCTGCGCAAGCTTAACTATCCCATGGCTCCCTTGGTGCTCGGCATCATTCTTGGACCTACGGCAGACATCAGCTTCCGTCAGGCTCTGATGCAGGGACAGGGTTCGATCATCCCGCTTTTGGGACGACCGGTCGGTATCGTTCTTATGCTCGCCATCATTTGGATTTTGTTTTCCGGCGTACGGAACAGTCGGGTAGCTAAGGACATGACCAGTCCAAGTGCTGGTTGA
- a CDS encoding SDR family NAD(P)-dependent oxidoreductase, translating to MNVQNKVILVTGGAGGLGAEMVELLCRNGARLYILDLDVQKGEALQAQMRQLSYSATFLKLDLTSEQAWQEVIAQIVTEAGRIDVLVNNAGINIRKPIEEMNFSEFNTMMSVNVGSVFLGTKYVLPVMRKQGGGAIINTSSVCGLIGHRYTPEAYTTSKGAVTLLTKAIASRYGHENIRCNSIHPSTVDTPLVQQMFKDPIKKQQRLDEVPLGRLATASDVANAVLYLASEEASFINGIALPVDGGVTCC from the coding sequence GTGAACGTACAAAATAAAGTCATCCTGGTCACCGGCGGAGCCGGTGGACTGGGAGCTGAAATGGTGGAACTTCTCTGCAGAAACGGGGCGAGGCTCTATATTCTGGACTTGGATGTGCAAAAGGGTGAAGCCTTGCAGGCTCAGATGAGACAACTGTCGTATAGTGCGACGTTCCTCAAGCTGGACCTTACCAGTGAGCAAGCCTGGCAGGAAGTCATTGCCCAAATCGTAACGGAAGCAGGAAGAATCGACGTCCTGGTGAACAATGCAGGCATCAACATCCGAAAGCCCATCGAAGAGATGAACTTCTCTGAGTTCAATACCATGATGTCAGTCAATGTGGGGAGCGTGTTCTTGGGAACGAAATACGTGCTGCCGGTAATGCGGAAGCAGGGCGGCGGGGCTATCATCAATACTTCCTCGGTCTGCGGCCTCATTGGTCATCGCTATACGCCGGAGGCTTACACCACCAGCAAGGGTGCGGTGACGCTGCTGACCAAAGCAATCGCCAGCCGGTACGGACACGAAAACATTCGCTGCAACTCGATCCACCCGAGCACCGTCGACACCCCGTTGGTGCAACAGATGTTCAAGGATCCGATCAAGAAGCAGCAGCGCCTTGATGAGGTGCCGCTGGGACGGCTTGCAACAGCGAGCGATGTCGCCAATGCAGTATTGTATCTGGCCAGCGAAGAAGCCTCCTTCATCAACGGGATCGCCCTGCCGGTGGACGGCGGAGTCACCTGTTGCTAA
- a CDS encoding transketolase, translating to MEYSQEIVKELKRKAIQVRANILEMIPPGKVGHLGGSSSIADVMAALYFHTMKVSRTNPKDPGRDRLIMSKGHAVLVQYACLAELGYFDRSELGKVKTFNGMLQGHPDMDRTPGIEAVTGSLGQGLSVSLGMALGLRLDKSENRVYAILGDGELAEGQIWEAVMAASVYKASNLCAIIDWNGVQATSTTAEIFPIANLVEKWKSFGWNVIEIDGHDMVQILKALDAAKAYTDGPTAILAHTIKGKCFPFAEGKAKYHNAAMNDEEYKIAWQCIETMKREVEA from the coding sequence ATGGAATATTCACAAGAAATCGTAAAGGAACTGAAGCGCAAAGCGATTCAGGTACGTGCCAATATCCTGGAGATGATACCTCCGGGAAAAGTGGGGCATCTTGGTGGCAGCAGCTCGATAGCGGATGTGATGGCGGCCCTGTACTTCCACACAATGAAAGTCAGTAGGACCAATCCAAAGGATCCGGGCCGCGATCGTCTAATCATGAGCAAGGGCCATGCGGTGCTGGTCCAATACGCCTGCCTTGCAGAGCTGGGGTACTTCGACCGCAGTGAACTGGGTAAGGTGAAAACCTTCAACGGTATGCTGCAGGGACACCCGGACATGGACCGAACCCCCGGAATCGAGGCCGTTACCGGCTCGCTCGGTCAAGGTTTGTCCGTATCACTGGGCATGGCACTCGGCCTCAGGTTGGACAAGAGCGAAAACCGCGTCTATGCAATCCTGGGAGACGGAGAACTTGCCGAGGGGCAGATCTGGGAGGCCGTGATGGCCGCTTCCGTCTATAAGGCGAGCAATCTGTGCGCCATCATCGACTGGAACGGGGTGCAGGCAACCAGCACCACCGCCGAAATCTTCCCCATCGCCAATCTGGTGGAGAAGTGGAAGTCCTTTGGCTGGAACGTCATCGAGATCGACGGCCATGACATGGTCCAGATCCTGAAAGCCCTCGATGCAGCAAAAGCCTACACCGACGGCCCGACGGCAATCCTTGCCCACACGATCAAGGGAAAATGCTTCCCCTTCGCAGAAGGAAAGGCGAAATACCACAATGCTGCCATGAACGATGAAGAGTACAAGATTGCATGGCAGTGCATCGAGACCATGAAGCGGGAGGTAGAGGCATGA
- a CDS encoding transketolase family protein, translated as MRTSDSLRKTYGETLVELGKDNKNIVLMEADLGNSTMSSLFAAAYPERYFQMGIAEQNMASTAAGLSLTGKIPFINSFAVFASGRAYDQIRSSITIANLNVKICGSSAGLSDYGDGKTHQSIDDIALMQVLPHMTVLSPCDAVETEQMVKAMVASKGPVYIRINRNDLPIVTNPNAEYHIGKMTQIVEGKDVVVFATGIMVQQSMAAAELLKKEGISVRVVNVSTIKPLDKDVLLGYCDGVKAVVTAEEHSIIGGLGSTVASALSKSRLPLEILGVGDCYGTSAENYDILLKHYGLEPKDVAQKVRDVLAVK; from the coding sequence ATGAGAACGAGTGACAGCTTGAGGAAGACCTACGGGGAGACTTTGGTCGAACTGGGAAAGGATAACAAGAATATCGTATTGATGGAGGCCGACCTGGGCAATTCGACGATGAGCAGTCTGTTTGCCGCGGCATACCCCGAGCGGTATTTCCAGATGGGCATCGCCGAGCAGAACATGGCAAGCACGGCAGCTGGGCTTTCGTTGACGGGCAAGATCCCGTTCATCAACTCATTCGCAGTGTTCGCCTCCGGTCGTGCCTACGACCAGATCCGCTCCTCTATCACCATCGCAAACCTGAATGTAAAAATCTGCGGCTCGAGTGCGGGCCTCTCGGACTACGGCGACGGCAAGACCCACCAGAGCATCGACGATATCGCCCTGATGCAGGTGCTTCCTCACATGACCGTGCTCTCCCCCTGTGATGCAGTGGAGACCGAGCAGATGGTCAAGGCGATGGTTGCAAGCAAGGGACCTGTGTACATCCGTATCAATCGCAACGACCTGCCGATCGTGACCAATCCCAATGCCGAGTATCACATCGGTAAGATGACGCAAATCGTTGAGGGAAAAGACGTGGTGGTGTTCGCCACCGGTATCATGGTGCAGCAGTCGATGGCGGCTGCCGAACTTCTGAAGAAGGAAGGGATCAGCGTCAGGGTAGTCAATGTCAGCACGATCAAGCCGCTGGATAAGGATGTTCTTTTAGGCTACTGCGACGGTGTGAAAGCTGTGGTGACGGCTGAGGAGCACAGTATTATCGGCGGACTTGGAAGTACCGTTGCAAGCGCCCTGTCAAAGAGCCGCCTGCCGCTGGAGATTCTTGGAGTCGGTGACTGCTACGGTACGAGTGCCGAGAACTATGACATCCTGCTCAAGCACTACGGCTTGGAGCCCAAGGATGTGGCGCAGAAAGTCAGAGACGTTCTGGCCGTCAAGTAA
- the garR gene encoding 2-hydroxy-3-oxopropionate reductase — MKIGFIGLGIMGKPMAKNLLKAGHSIVCYDVNAANVADVVAAGATAGRSSADVAGQVPLLITMLPNSPHVKSVVMGEGGVLEGAREGLILIDMSSIAPLASQEVEKACAQKKVRMLDAPVSGGEPKAIDGSLAIMVGGEKGLFEEVRDILLVMGASAVHCGPIGAGNTTKLANQIIVALNIAAVAEAFTLVRKAGVDPHLVFDAIKGGLAGSTVMNAKAPMMMDSNFKPGFKIDLHIKDLANALDTGHGVGSPLPLTSLAREMMETLHSDGFGGDDHSALARYYAKLSGTKIGQ; from the coding sequence ATGAAGATTGGATTCATCGGACTTGGCATCATGGGCAAGCCCATGGCGAAGAACCTGCTGAAGGCAGGTCATAGTATTGTTTGTTATGATGTGAATGCGGCCAATGTGGCCGATGTGGTTGCAGCCGGAGCGACAGCGGGCAGGAGTTCTGCCGACGTGGCGGGCCAGGTGCCCCTTCTGATCACGATGCTGCCCAACAGCCCGCACGTAAAGAGCGTGGTCATGGGAGAGGGCGGGGTGCTCGAGGGGGCAAGAGAGGGCCTGATCCTCATCGACATGTCCTCCATCGCCCCCCTTGCAAGCCAGGAGGTCGAGAAGGCCTGTGCACAGAAAAAGGTGCGCATGCTCGACGCCCCGGTAAGCGGCGGCGAGCCGAAGGCCATCGACGGCAGCCTTGCGATCATGGTCGGGGGGGAGAAGGGCCTCTTCGAGGAAGTGAGGGACATCCTGCTGGTCATGGGGGCCAGTGCGGTGCACTGCGGGCCGATCGGGGCGGGCAACACGACCAAGCTGGCCAACCAGATCATCGTGGCGCTGAACATAGCGGCGGTGGCGGAGGCCTTCACGCTGGTGCGCAAGGCCGGGGTGGACCCGCACCTTGTGTTCGATGCGATCAAGGGAGGTCTTGCGGGCAGCACGGTGATGAACGCCAAGGCCCCGATGATGATGGACTCTAACTTCAAGCCGGGCTTCAAGATCGACCTGCACATCAAGGACCTCGCCAATGCATTGGACACCGGCCACGGGGTGGGATCCCCGCTCCCGCTGACCTCACTTGCGCGCGAGATGATGGAGACGCTGCACAGCGACGGGTTCGGAGGCGACGACCACAGCGCCCTTGCCCGCTACTACGCCAAGCTGTCCGGCACGAAGATCGGACAGTAA
- a CDS encoding transaldolase family protein has product MNYLQWLANETDSIWWHDSANQDEQQRALSWGAVGMTTNPFLVNQTLSSQPGQWNDAIKDVLSLYGDEKVLGLVKAVTGHYAQSFSELYLQRLPGYGYVCVQTNPNKCGDYAYMLSQAKQYATWFPNVVIKLPATKAGIQAYEECAALGINVAATVSFTVPQVLSVAQAAKRGIERARQKGLKAPLTIAVLMVGRLDDYLRDVAQDQQADVLESDIRQAGTACIKKAYQLFTQRGYETYLMPAGCRGANHITALSGARMIMSISVKIQEELLSLQGPFETEIDKPVDDAVIRRLLKLSEFRKAYDEDGMQTEDFITFGSCNRTIDQFINDGWNPLVSKKG; this is encoded by the coding sequence ATGAACTACCTCCAGTGGCTGGCAAACGAAACAGATTCAATATGGTGGCATGATTCCGCCAATCAGGATGAACAACAACGTGCTCTTTCGTGGGGTGCGGTAGGCATGACCACCAATCCGTTTCTGGTCAATCAAACACTGTCCAGCCAGCCTGGACAGTGGAATGATGCAATCAAGGATGTCTTGTCGCTTTACGGCGATGAGAAGGTGCTTGGCTTGGTTAAGGCAGTCACGGGCCATTACGCTCAATCGTTCTCTGAGTTATATCTCCAAAGACTTCCTGGTTACGGGTATGTATGCGTACAGACCAATCCGAACAAGTGCGGCGATTATGCATACATGCTTTCCCAGGCAAAGCAATACGCAACGTGGTTTCCCAATGTGGTGATCAAGCTGCCGGCAACCAAAGCAGGCATTCAAGCTTACGAAGAGTGTGCCGCACTTGGCATCAATGTGGCTGCTACGGTTAGTTTTACTGTACCGCAGGTGCTTAGCGTTGCCCAAGCCGCCAAGCGTGGTATTGAGCGCGCTCGCCAAAAGGGCTTGAAAGCTCCGCTTACCATCGCAGTCCTCATGGTGGGACGGCTGGACGACTACCTTCGGGATGTTGCCCAGGACCAACAAGCTGATGTTCTGGAATCGGATATCCGTCAGGCAGGAACTGCCTGCATCAAGAAAGCGTATCAACTCTTTACGCAGCGTGGCTATGAGACCTATCTCATGCCGGCGGGCTGTAGAGGTGCTAATCACATCACCGCACTTAGCGGGGCGAGGATGATTATGTCCATTTCGGTGAAAATTCAGGAAGAGCTTCTCTCTCTTCAGGGACCGTTTGAGACAGAGATCGACAAACCAGTCGATGATGCTGTTATCCGACGGCTGCTGAAGCTTTCAGAATTCCGCAAGGCCTATGATGAGGATGGCATGCAAACCGAGGATTTCATCACCTTTGGCAGTTGCAACCGTACGATCGACCAATTCATCAACGACGGGTGGAATCCCCTGGTAAGCAAGAAGGGGTAG
- a CDS encoding SDR family oxidoreductase, which translates to MKRNPFDLTGKNAVVTGSYQGLGWGMAEGLAQAGAFVILVDVNPEVSQKAGQLRAQGLLAEGLCADLLERADRTRLKAAIEERLSGKLDIMVNNAGIQIRHPVLEFPMEDWDKVIELNLTSVFDLAQWAARLMVALGKGKIINTASVNSLAAGVYTVAYCAAKGGIMQLTKTMSNELSSLGVNVNCIAPGYMATPINTALVEDEKRFAELSQRIPAKRWGQPQDMAGAAIYLASDASDYVCGIMLPVDGGYLGR; encoded by the coding sequence ATGAAACGAAATCCATTTGACTTGACGGGTAAAAATGCAGTGGTGACCGGCTCCTATCAGGGGCTGGGATGGGGTATGGCAGAGGGCCTTGCCCAGGCAGGGGCTTTTGTCATCCTCGTTGATGTAAACCCTGAGGTATCCCAAAAAGCTGGACAGCTGCGAGCACAAGGACTGCTTGCAGAAGGCCTGTGTGCAGATTTGCTGGAGAGGGCAGACCGTACAAGGCTTAAGGCAGCCATTGAAGAGAGGCTTTCTGGAAAGCTCGATATCATGGTCAATAATGCAGGAATTCAAATCCGTCACCCGGTTCTCGAATTTCCCATGGAAGATTGGGACAAGGTCATTGAGCTCAACCTTACCTCTGTATTCGATCTTGCCCAATGGGCGGCACGTCTGATGGTCGCCCTCGGCAAGGGCAAAATCATCAATACCGCCTCAGTCAACTCGCTAGCTGCCGGAGTCTATACAGTAGCATATTGTGCCGCAAAGGGTGGAATCATGCAGTTGACCAAAACCATGTCCAATGAGCTCTCTTCTCTGGGCGTCAACGTCAATTGCATTGCTCCCGGCTACATGGCTACGCCGATCAATACAGCGTTGGTCGAAGACGAGAAGCGGTTTGCAGAATTAAGTCAGCGTATCCCCGCCAAACGATGGGGGCAACCCCAGGATATGGCAGGGGCTGCAATATACCTTGCCAGTGATGCCTCAGACTATGTATGCGGCATCATGCTTCCTGTTGACGGGGGGTATTTGGGAAGGTAG
- a CDS encoding extracellular solute-binding protein yields MKKMITLALALVVGMSLLFAAGAPEATAAVKAEQITLNVWHIGVDVSRRATMEAAIARYQAANPNVKVVEQAIENDPYKTKLKTAMGGGNPPDLFITWGGGWMEEFIKAGKVLDITEQVKSVSKNYLEPGISISMSGDKVYGLPITCGPSSVYYNRQLYDKYGLKAPTTLAEFEHNCDVLKANGIIPIALGNASKWPGAITFIYLSMRYGGAQVFIDAFNRENGKTFEDESFIKAGEKIQEWVRKGYYPEGMNGINYDTGGSRMLFYSSRAAHLIQTNGLLGNCINEAPDFYKNNLGLFKFPVIEGANGSADEIVGGGNVIHVYGGTKYPKEAFDLLVVLSDLAYGQDMINGSRMISGVKGIEIKDPLIQQQYDVLMGAKVMQNFYDQYMPPALAEVHKDTTQALFGLTMTPAQAAKLVEAKAVEVLGPAKK; encoded by the coding sequence ATGAAGAAAATGATTACCTTGGCACTAGCCCTGGTAGTGGGAATGTCCTTGCTGTTTGCAGCAGGGGCTCCCGAAGCAACAGCAGCTGTCAAAGCTGAACAGATCACGCTGAATGTGTGGCACATCGGTGTTGATGTCTCCCGACGTGCAACCATGGAAGCGGCTATTGCCCGCTATCAAGCGGCCAACCCGAATGTGAAAGTGGTTGAGCAGGCGATCGAGAACGATCCCTACAAAACCAAGCTGAAGACTGCTATGGGCGGTGGAAATCCTCCCGACTTGTTCATCACCTGGGGTGGTGGCTGGATGGAAGAGTTCATCAAGGCCGGTAAGGTGCTTGATATTACCGAACAGGTAAAGAGTGTTTCCAAAAACTATCTTGAACCCGGTATCTCCATCAGTATGAGCGGAGACAAGGTCTATGGTCTTCCGATTACCTGCGGACCTTCCTCGGTGTACTACAACCGCCAGCTGTATGATAAGTACGGTCTGAAGGCTCCCACAACCCTCGCTGAATTCGAGCACAACTGTGACGTCCTGAAAGCCAATGGGATTATCCCCATCGCTTTGGGTAACGCCAGCAAGTGGCCCGGCGCCATTACCTTCATTTACCTTTCGATGCGCTACGGTGGAGCACAGGTCTTCATCGATGCCTTCAATAGGGAAAATGGAAAGACCTTCGAGGACGAGAGTTTCATCAAGGCCGGAGAGAAGATTCAGGAATGGGTTCGCAAGGGTTACTATCCTGAAGGCATGAACGGCATCAACTATGATACCGGCGGGTCAAGAATGTTGTTCTACAGCTCCAGAGCTGCACACCTCATCCAGACCAACGGTCTGCTTGGTAACTGTATCAATGAAGCTCCTGACTTCTATAAGAATAATCTTGGCTTGTTCAAGTTCCCGGTTATCGAAGGTGCAAATGGTTCTGCCGACGAGATCGTTGGTGGCGGAAATGTCATCCATGTCTATGGTGGCACCAAGTACCCGAAGGAAGCCTTTGATCTGCTCGTAGTTCTTTCCGACCTTGCCTATGGTCAGGACATGATCAATGGGTCACGCATGATTTCCGGTGTCAAGGGCATCGAGATCAAGGATCCTCTCATTCAGCAGCAGTATGATGTGCTCATGGGTGCAAAGGTTATGCAGAACTTCTACGATCAGTACATGCCTCCTGCCCTCGCAGAAGTGCATAAGGATACGACTCAGGCCTTGTTTGGTTTGACCATGACTCCCGCCCAGGCTGCAAAGCTGGTGGAAGCAAAGGCTGTTGAAGTTTTGGGTCCTGCCAAGAAATAA